Proteins encoded within one genomic window of Saccharopolyspora pogona:
- the hutG gene encoding formimidoylglutamase, with translation MSTPVVRWSGRVDGPGPEHRRWHNAINASPGATGVSLIGFPSDEGVRRNGGRPGAQAGPGAIRAALGSFAIQPEVVVHDAGDVEVAGDDLEAAQDGLAEAVGKQLGAENLPFVLGGGHETAYGSYLGLARSGLLDGRRLGVLNLDAHFDLREADRPTSGTPFRQIAAAEAERGAEFTYTAIGISQPGNTAALFTTAAELGVRHLLDLDCQERHIEDVLQFVRAFASDVDALYLSIDLDVLPAAQAPGVSAPSTLGVPAAVVIEVCRLVGSDPKLVLADITELNPTYDIDNRTARVAARLVHTIAMSAAGRSVPEGH, from the coding sequence GTGAGCACACCCGTTGTTCGCTGGAGCGGACGCGTTGACGGGCCCGGCCCGGAACATCGCCGGTGGCACAACGCCATCAACGCGTCACCGGGCGCCACTGGCGTCTCGCTGATCGGTTTTCCCAGCGACGAGGGAGTCCGCCGCAACGGCGGCCGGCCGGGCGCGCAGGCGGGCCCGGGCGCGATCCGCGCGGCCCTGGGTTCGTTCGCGATCCAGCCGGAGGTCGTCGTGCACGACGCCGGCGACGTCGAGGTCGCCGGTGACGACCTCGAAGCGGCACAGGACGGCCTCGCCGAGGCGGTCGGGAAACAGCTCGGCGCCGAGAATCTCCCGTTCGTGCTCGGCGGCGGGCACGAAACGGCCTACGGCTCCTACCTCGGGCTCGCCCGGAGCGGCCTGCTGGACGGACGGCGGCTGGGCGTGCTCAACCTCGATGCGCACTTCGACCTCCGGGAAGCCGATCGCCCGACCTCCGGCACCCCGTTCCGCCAGATCGCCGCCGCGGAAGCCGAGCGCGGCGCCGAATTCACCTACACCGCAATCGGAATCAGCCAGCCGGGCAACACGGCCGCGCTGTTCACCACCGCGGCCGAGCTCGGTGTGCGCCACCTGTTGGACCTCGACTGCCAGGAGCGGCACATCGAGGACGTTCTCCAATTCGTCCGGGCCTTCGCCTCGGACGTCGACGCGCTGTACCTGTCGATCGATCTCGACGTGCTCCCCGCCGCGCAGGCGCCGGGGGTCAGCGCCCCTTCGACCCTCGGCGTACCCGCCGCCGTCGTCATCGAGGTGTGCCGGCTGGTCGGCAGCGACCCGAAGCTCGTCCTGGCCGACATCACCGAACTGAACCCCACCTACGACATCGACAACCGCACCGCTCGGGTCGCAGCTCGCCTCGTGCACACGATCGCGATGAGCGCCGCCGGTCGATCCGTCCCGGAAGGACACTGA
- a CDS encoding MFS transporter, which yields MIDARQRNTAFLVAGCFFMENLDSTIVTTAAPNIGESFGVPPTAVGLVMTAYLVTFSVLIPLSAWLTSRLGVRPVFLAAIVIFTLASLGCAASGSLPVLVAMRVLQGVGAAMMVPVGRMAVLSRTDKPDLLRMMAYIVWPGLLAPVVAPLAGALITTYASWQWLFLINVPLGVFASVAAWKLVGEADSGTAQRPLDWLGLVLTCGGLGGLTFTAHLISDSDTGWPVTTTLTALCLAGLGVAGWHLLRTPNPLVALHTLRVPTFRLSQSSGFLFWIVVGAAPFLCPLMWQNVFGYNAITSGTMVLFIFVGNLAIKPATTPMLNHFGFRPVLLAATITLALSMIGLGFTTASTPLPVLAALALLSGVARSVGLTAYATIGLSDVPPEQMRDANTLAATTQQLSTGLAIALATVALRLGAPLGEMVFGARSGAAYTVAFTLLGLTALIATAGALRLHPQAGNAVRTQASATSTRQPS from the coding sequence ATGATCGACGCGCGCCAGCGGAATACCGCGTTCCTGGTCGCCGGCTGCTTCTTCATGGAGAATTTGGACAGCACAATCGTCACCACGGCCGCCCCTAACATCGGCGAGTCGTTCGGCGTGCCACCGACTGCGGTCGGTCTGGTGATGACGGCTTACCTCGTCACCTTCTCCGTGCTGATCCCACTTAGCGCCTGGCTGACCAGCAGGCTGGGTGTCCGGCCGGTGTTTCTGGCCGCCATCGTGATTTTCACCCTGGCCTCGCTCGGTTGTGCAGCCAGCGGCAGCCTTCCGGTGTTGGTGGCCATGCGTGTGCTGCAGGGCGTCGGAGCCGCGATGATGGTGCCCGTCGGGCGGATGGCAGTGCTGTCCAGGACGGATAAGCCCGACCTGTTGCGGATGATGGCCTACATCGTGTGGCCCGGTCTGCTGGCACCCGTCGTCGCACCGCTAGCCGGTGCACTGATCACCACGTATGCGTCCTGGCAGTGGCTGTTCCTGATCAACGTGCCGCTCGGCGTGTTCGCCTCTGTTGCGGCGTGGAAACTGGTCGGGGAAGCCGACAGCGGTACCGCCCAGCGACCACTGGACTGGCTCGGCCTGGTGCTCACCTGCGGCGGGCTCGGCGGGCTCACCTTTACCGCGCACCTGATTTCGGACAGCGACACGGGCTGGCCGGTGACCACCACGCTGACCGCGCTGTGTCTCGCCGGCCTCGGCGTGGCAGGCTGGCACCTGCTGCGCACCCCTAACCCGCTGGTCGCCCTGCACACGCTGCGCGTGCCGACCTTCCGTCTCTCCCAGTCAAGCGGGTTCCTGTTCTGGATCGTGGTCGGAGCCGCACCGTTCTTGTGCCCGCTGATGTGGCAGAACGTGTTCGGCTACAACGCGATCACCTCGGGCACGATGGTGCTTTTCATCTTCGTCGGCAACCTGGCGATCAAGCCGGCGACCACCCCGATGCTCAACCACTTCGGCTTCCGGCCGGTGCTGCTCGCAGCCACGATCACCCTCGCGCTGTCCATGATCGGTCTCGGCTTTACCACCGCCTCCACCCCGTTACCCGTGCTCGCCGCGCTGGCCTTGCTGTCCGGGGTTGCCCGCTCCGTGGGGCTGACCGCGTACGCCACGATCGGGCTCAGCGATGTCCCGCCCGAGCAGATGCGCGACGCCAACACGCTGGCTGCCACCACGCAGCAGTTGTCCACCGGGCTGGCCATCGCGCTGGCCACGGTGGCTCTGCGGCTCGGCGCGCCCCTGGGTGAGATGGTGTTCGGTGCGCGCAGTGGGGCGGCCTATACCGTGGCCTTCACCCTGCTCGGGCTGACCGCGCTGATCGCCACCGCCGGGGCGTTACGCCTCCACCCACAGGCCGGCAACGCCGTGCGCACGCAGGCGAGCGCCACCTCCACCCGGCAACCAAGCTGA
- a CDS encoding alcohol dehydrogenase catalytic domain-containing protein → MKALVYHGPDNKAWEDVPDAAVQEPTDVVVKVDTTTICGTDLHILQGDVPAVTDGRILGHEAVGTITEVGAAVRGFSVGDRVLVPAITKCGRCEYCQRGMPSHCQTVGGIGWIFGHLIDGTQAEYVRVPYADTSLYAIPEAVSDEQAIFLADSLPTGYEVGVLAGNVRPGNTVAVVGAGAVGLSAVLTTGLWGAFKVIAIDSNKFRLEKALEFGATDAVEVGPGTVSDVTALTDGLGVDVAIEAVGYPETLLTAASIVRPGGTIANVGVHGTPVEIPMQDMWISNVTMTMGLVDTVSIPTLLKMVASGRIPSEKMGTHSFTFDQIDEAYDVFKNSAANQALKVVITPGRHSNTP, encoded by the coding sequence ATGAAGGCACTTGTTTACCACGGCCCGGACAACAAGGCCTGGGAGGACGTACCGGACGCGGCCGTGCAGGAACCCACCGACGTCGTGGTCAAGGTCGATACGACCACGATCTGCGGTACGGACCTGCACATCCTGCAGGGCGATGTTCCAGCGGTGACCGACGGCCGGATCCTCGGTCACGAGGCCGTCGGCACGATCACCGAGGTCGGGGCTGCGGTTCGCGGGTTCTCCGTGGGAGACCGGGTGCTGGTCCCGGCAATCACCAAGTGCGGTCGCTGTGAGTACTGCCAGCGGGGCATGCCGTCGCACTGCCAGACCGTGGGCGGGATCGGCTGGATCTTCGGCCACCTGATCGACGGCACTCAGGCCGAGTACGTTCGCGTCCCGTACGCGGACACCTCGCTCTACGCCATTCCGGAAGCCGTCAGCGACGAGCAAGCGATCTTCCTCGCCGATTCCCTGCCGACCGGCTACGAGGTCGGCGTCCTCGCGGGCAACGTCCGACCCGGCAACACGGTCGCGGTCGTCGGCGCCGGTGCGGTCGGACTGTCCGCGGTGCTCACCACCGGTCTGTGGGGCGCGTTCAAGGTGATCGCGATCGACTCCAACAAGTTCCGCCTGGAGAAGGCGCTGGAGTTCGGGGCCACCGACGCAGTCGAAGTCGGACCCGGCACCGTCAGTGACGTCACCGCGCTCACCGACGGGCTCGGCGTCGACGTCGCGATCGAAGCCGTCGGCTATCCGGAGACCCTGCTCACCGCCGCATCGATTGTGCGGCCCGGCGGCACCATCGCCAACGTCGGCGTGCACGGGACACCGGTCGAGATCCCGATGCAGGACATGTGGATCAGCAACGTGACCATGACGATGGGCCTGGTCGACACCGTCTCGATCCCGACCCTGCTCAAGATGGTCGCCAGCGGCCGTATCCCGTCGGAGAAGATGGGCACCCACTCGTTCACTTTCGACCAGATCGACGAGGCCTACGACGTGTTCAAGAACTCCGCGGCCAACCAGGCGCTCAAGGTCGTGATCACACCCGGCCGACACTCGAACACTCCGTGA
- a CDS encoding IclR family transcriptional regulator, which produces MTSPETNRIAGRRAAQILAVFAERESVTAEEISAVTGIPSSAVYRHLTAFVEIGLVHQARTRGRYCAGSLTVQMAENYRREVLSQGGVKRRLRGLATDTDELAAFLIARDNDVLCVEAAEGTRVVRCSFSPGLSKPLTFGASAQALLAHLPEDRVARAAVAHGLTTAQVQKLEIDLRRVRDQGFAVSVGQVDPGVWGVSVPVLDRKQDLVGVVSTMAPDFRVRPRRDSLITLTHAAAQDISRLEDHA; this is translated from the coding sequence GTGACAAGCCCGGAAACCAACCGGATAGCCGGTAGGCGAGCAGCGCAGATCCTGGCGGTGTTCGCCGAGCGGGAGAGCGTGACCGCGGAGGAGATCTCCGCCGTCACCGGCATCCCGTCGAGCGCCGTGTACCGGCACCTGACGGCGTTCGTCGAGATCGGCCTGGTGCACCAGGCGCGCACGCGCGGTCGCTACTGCGCCGGATCGCTGACGGTGCAGATGGCCGAGAACTACCGGCGCGAAGTGCTCAGCCAGGGCGGGGTGAAGCGCCGTCTCCGGGGGCTGGCGACCGACACCGACGAACTCGCCGCGTTCCTCATCGCCCGCGACAACGACGTGCTCTGCGTCGAAGCGGCCGAGGGGACGCGGGTCGTCCGGTGCAGCTTCTCCCCTGGGCTGAGCAAGCCGCTCACCTTCGGCGCGAGCGCCCAGGCATTGCTCGCGCACTTGCCCGAGGACCGGGTCGCACGTGCCGCCGTGGCGCACGGGCTGACCACCGCGCAGGTCCAGAAGTTGGAGATCGACCTGCGGCGCGTGCGGGACCAGGGCTTCGCGGTGAGCGTCGGCCAGGTCGATCCGGGCGTGTGGGGCGTGAGCGTGCCCGTGTTGGACCGGAAGCAAGACCTCGTCGGCGTGGTCAGCACGATGGCCCCGGATTTTCGCGTCCGACCGCGGCGCGATTCGCTCATCACGCTCACGCACGCCGCCGCGCAGGACATCAGCAGACTGGAGGATCACGCGTGA
- a CDS encoding response regulator transcription factor: protein MHQIVERLPDRLQLLTTSSSVARSPLHRDARASAEWSSELCSKHERALWARLSVFPGEFDLEAGEKVGAGSGIRADDVVYYLTHLVKKSILVRIDQDSRARYWLPETFRCYGRELLSESGDEASVMLRYRDWCKSSVPPATSGGPNPISTAVKEPVAAPTLTARPAGTEARFVLTRRELQIAELVSRGLRDKEIGAILMIAPRTVESHVEHIRVKLGFRSRAQIAAWVSRPSRSPL from the coding sequence GTGCACCAGATCGTAGAACGATTACCGGACAGGTTACAGCTGTTGACGACCTCTTCCAGCGTTGCCCGATCACCGCTGCATCGCGATGCGCGTGCCTCGGCGGAGTGGAGTTCCGAACTCTGCTCGAAGCATGAGCGCGCGCTGTGGGCCCGCCTGTCGGTGTTTCCTGGCGAGTTCGATCTAGAGGCGGGCGAGAAGGTCGGCGCGGGCAGCGGGATACGGGCTGACGACGTGGTCTATTACCTGACCCACCTGGTCAAGAAGTCGATCTTGGTTCGGATCGATCAGGACTCGCGCGCACGGTACTGGCTGCCGGAGACGTTTCGGTGTTATGGCCGCGAATTGCTGAGCGAGTCAGGGGACGAAGCCTCGGTCATGCTGCGGTATCGCGACTGGTGCAAGTCCTCGGTGCCGCCGGCGACCAGCGGGGGGCCTAACCCCATAAGCACCGCTGTGAAAGAGCCAGTCGCGGCGCCCACACTCACGGCTCGCCCGGCCGGGACCGAGGCTCGATTCGTGTTGACTCGCCGGGAATTGCAAATCGCCGAGTTGGTCTCGCGGGGTTTGCGTGACAAAGAGATCGGAGCGATTTTGATGATCGCCCCTCGAACGGTCGAATCACACGTCGAGCACATCCGGGTCAAGCTCGGCTTCCGCTCCCGCGCGCAGATCGCCGCGTGGGTGTCACGGCCCAGCAGAAGTCCACTGTAG
- a CDS encoding Smr/MutS family protein, whose translation MPEKLTVDLHPIFRSDRDIDNAVRNAIFRAAGQNVPLVEIIPGKGSDKLKNRVLAMLKQPHIKKLYRRVEVAPGNDGMVLVHLR comes from the coding sequence ATGCCGGAGAAGCTGACCGTCGATCTTCACCCGATCTTCCGCAGCGACAGGGACATCGACAACGCGGTACGCAACGCGATCTTCCGTGCCGCCGGCCAGAACGTGCCGCTCGTCGAGATAATTCCAGGCAAGGGCTCCGACAAGCTCAAGAACCGCGTTCTCGCGATGCTGAAGCAGCCCCACATCAAGAAGCTGTACCGGCGTGTGGAGGTGGCCCCCGGCAACGACGGGATGGTGCTGGTGCACTTGAGGTAG
- the groL gene encoding chaperonin GroEL (60 kDa chaperone family; promotes refolding of misfolded polypeptides especially under stressful conditions; forms two stacked rings of heptamers to form a barrel-shaped 14mer; ends can be capped by GroES; misfolded proteins enter the barrel where they are refolded when GroES binds), whose translation MAKELRYNKEARSRLEHGVNALADAVKVTLGPKGRNAVLEKLTGPPTITNDGVTIAREIQLREPFANMGAQLVKEVAMKTNGVVGDGTTTATVLAQAMVREGLRAVEAGANPMRVRRGIERAVSVVVDSLRDQSSQVSGQSDLQRIATLAASDDETIGHAIAQAVDYVGRSGVVTTEESDTLGLSTDIVDGIEFDHGYTSGYMVTDPERMEAVHNNPLILLTNKKITQVQDIMPSIEVAKRADRPLVVLAEEVDGPALQLLVGGNMHKTMQSVVVRAPGFGHRRVAELEDLAVALGGQVIAKDTGIELSEVTVGHLGSCDRITVTENETTIVGGHGDQRLLDARLAQLEAQRERAKIDADQESLELRIARLTGRVAVIRVGGATSVELKERMLRVEDALAATRAAVEEGIVSGGGTALVQSHRALTDVDLPEDEAIGWGVVRRALAEPLRWIAINAGFDGDEVVEVVAGLPLGHGFNALTGEYGDMFDDGVIDPFKVTRAALESAASIAALLITTETAVVEEIIGNPGAIVAPGFGDLAEGMVRPSNIY comes from the coding sequence ATGGCCAAAGAGCTGCGTTACAACAAGGAAGCACGGTCGCGGCTCGAGCACGGCGTCAACGCCCTCGCCGACGCGGTCAAGGTGACCCTCGGCCCCAAGGGACGCAACGCGGTACTCGAAAAGCTCACCGGACCCCCCACGATCACCAATGACGGCGTGACCATCGCCCGCGAGATCCAGCTACGCGAACCCTTCGCCAACATGGGCGCCCAGCTGGTCAAAGAAGTGGCGATGAAAACCAATGGTGTGGTCGGCGATGGAACCACCACCGCGACCGTGCTGGCTCAGGCGATGGTCCGCGAGGGGCTCCGGGCCGTCGAAGCCGGCGCCAACCCCATGCGAGTGCGCCGCGGCATCGAGCGAGCCGTGTCCGTGGTCGTCGACTCGCTCCGCGATCAGTCGTCCCAGGTCAGTGGCCAGAGCGACCTGCAGCGGATCGCGACCCTCGCCGCCAGTGATGACGAAACGATCGGACATGCCATCGCGCAGGCCGTCGACTACGTCGGCAGGTCCGGAGTGGTCACCACCGAGGAGAGCGACACTCTCGGACTGTCCACCGACATCGTCGACGGCATCGAGTTCGACCACGGTTACACCTCCGGGTACATGGTCACCGACCCAGAGCGGATGGAAGCGGTGCACAACAATCCGCTGATTCTGCTGACAAACAAGAAGATCACCCAGGTGCAGGACATCATGCCGAGCATCGAGGTGGCCAAGCGCGCCGACCGGCCGCTGGTCGTGCTGGCCGAGGAAGTCGACGGACCGGCTCTGCAACTCCTCGTCGGCGGCAACATGCACAAGACGATGCAGTCGGTGGTCGTCCGAGCACCCGGTTTCGGGCACCGCCGCGTCGCCGAACTGGAAGACCTCGCGGTGGCGTTGGGTGGGCAGGTAATCGCCAAGGACACCGGCATCGAGCTGTCCGAGGTGACTGTCGGCCATCTCGGTTCGTGTGACCGCATCACGGTAACCGAGAACGAGACGACCATCGTCGGCGGTCACGGGGACCAGCGTCTCCTCGACGCCCGCCTCGCGCAGCTCGAGGCCCAGCGCGAACGTGCCAAGATCGATGCCGACCAGGAAAGCCTCGAACTGCGCATTGCCCGGCTCACCGGGCGGGTCGCCGTCATCCGAGTCGGCGGCGCCACCAGCGTCGAGCTCAAGGAGCGGATGCTTCGCGTTGAGGACGCTCTGGCCGCCACCCGCGCTGCGGTGGAGGAGGGGATCGTGTCCGGTGGTGGAACCGCGCTGGTGCAATCACACCGGGCACTCACGGATGTCGATCTCCCCGAGGACGAGGCAATCGGGTGGGGTGTCGTGCGACGCGCTCTTGCCGAACCCCTCCGTTGGATCGCGATCAACGCCGGCTTCGACGGCGACGAGGTCGTCGAGGTGGTCGCCGGCTTGCCGCTCGGGCACGGGTTCAACGCCCTCACTGGTGAATACGGCGACATGTTCGACGACGGTGTGATCGACCCGTTCAAGGTCACCCGCGCCGCGCTCGAAAGCGCCGCATCGATTGCGGCACTGCTCATCACGACCGAGACCGCCGTCGTGGAGGAGATCATCGGCAACCCCGGCGCGATCGTCGCTCCCGGCTTCGGCGATCTCGCCGAAGGCATGGTCCGCCCGTCCAACATCTACTGA
- a CDS encoding amino acid ABC transporter ATP-binding protein produces the protein MALLEVQDLTKVYGDVKVLRGVDFTIEPGQVVAVIGPSGGGKSTFLRCLNLLEAPTSGSVRFDGEELTGRGVDLDRLRSRMGMVFQHFNLFPNMTALRNVVLPQMNVLKRSKTEAEAKARDLLQRVGMLERANAYPNRLSGGQKQRVAIVRAAAMDPKLMLFDEPTSALDPEVVQDVLNIMSELADDGMTMVVVTHEMGFARKVADRVVFVDGGKIVADLPPAEFFSDRNTNPRIRAFLDKVL, from the coding sequence ATGGCACTACTCGAAGTTCAGGACCTGACCAAGGTCTACGGCGACGTCAAGGTGCTGCGCGGGGTCGACTTCACGATCGAACCCGGCCAGGTGGTCGCGGTGATCGGTCCCAGCGGCGGCGGCAAGTCCACGTTCCTGCGCTGCCTCAACCTGCTGGAGGCCCCGACCTCCGGCAGCGTGCGGTTCGACGGCGAAGAGCTGACGGGACGCGGTGTCGACCTCGACCGGTTGCGGTCCCGGATGGGCATGGTGTTCCAGCATTTCAACCTCTTCCCCAACATGACCGCGCTGCGCAACGTCGTGCTGCCCCAGATGAACGTGCTCAAGAGGTCGAAGACCGAGGCCGAGGCGAAGGCGCGCGACCTGCTGCAGCGCGTCGGGATGCTCGAACGCGCCAACGCCTACCCCAACAGGTTGTCCGGCGGGCAAAAGCAGCGCGTCGCGATCGTCCGCGCAGCCGCGATGGACCCGAAGCTAATGCTGTTCGACGAGCCGACCTCAGCGCTGGACCCCGAGGTCGTCCAGGACGTCCTCAACATCATGTCCGAGCTCGCCGACGACGGCATGACCATGGTCGTCGTCACCCACGAGATGGGCTTCGCCCGCAAGGTCGCCGACCGCGTCGTCTTCGTCGACGGCGGGAAGATCGTCGCCGACCTCCCACCGGCGGAATTCTTCTCCGACAGAAACACCAATCCCCGCATCCGCGCCTTCCTGGACAAGGTCCTCTGA
- a CDS encoding ATP-binding protein — MFVSSALESLSETTSYVGRRHELAQVRSFLSRSRLLTLTGVGGVGKTRLARRFATEVRRIFPDGVRLVDFTSICDGRSFAPTVVEAFGLPECIGDAGIDTVAKELANKQSLLVLDNCEHLVEACAKFADAALRAAPGLRILATSRETLSILGECVLPVPSLSVPPVGVTLSPAALDEYDAVRLFVDRADALVYGFVLDDRNAAAVATLCRRLDGIPLEIEIAGFGCGRYRCTRS; from the coding sequence ATGTTCGTTTCTTCAGCTTTGGAGTCTCTGTCCGAGACCACCAGCTACGTAGGACGCCGACACGAGCTCGCGCAGGTCCGAAGCTTCCTGTCCCGGTCGCGGCTACTCACGTTGACCGGAGTCGGCGGCGTGGGCAAGACCCGGTTGGCGCGGCGGTTCGCCACAGAGGTGCGCCGAATATTCCCGGATGGTGTGCGGCTTGTCGACTTCACCTCAATCTGTGACGGCAGGTCGTTCGCGCCGACGGTGGTCGAGGCATTCGGGCTCCCTGAGTGCATCGGCGATGCCGGAATCGATACGGTGGCGAAGGAGCTCGCTAACAAGCAGTCACTGCTTGTGCTCGACAACTGTGAGCACCTGGTGGAGGCGTGCGCCAAGTTCGCTGACGCGGCACTGCGCGCTGCGCCAGGGTTGCGGATCCTGGCGACGAGCCGGGAAACTCTGTCGATCCTCGGCGAGTGCGTCCTGCCGGTGCCGAGCCTGTCGGTGCCGCCCGTTGGTGTGACGCTGTCCCCAGCGGCGCTGGACGAGTACGACGCGGTGCGCTTGTTCGTGGATCGCGCCGATGCGCTGGTCTACGGGTTCGTACTCGACGACCGAAACGCCGCGGCTGTGGCGACGCTCTGCCGGCGATTGGACGGAATACCGCTGGAGATCGAAATAGCGGGCTTCGGCTGCGGGCGCTATCGGTGCACCAGATCGTAG
- a CDS encoding ABC transporter substrate-binding protein/permease, giving the protein MPRQRTWARLATALLTGLAACLLVPTNAAAAAEPPPTGKLAALRSGQLPLRVGTDATFPPFEFTDAQGNQLGFDVDLVRALAARAGIKNVEFVQMPFGNIVPALQANQIDVGSSAIYISAERAKAVDFSDIYYPGGLAIFANEKDNSIASLADLAGKRVAVQVGTKSVDWLKQHQPAAQLITVQTNEQMFSSARLGQADAVVTGAPAGKYFIAQQGGLKQVGDRLTDENYGYAFQKLDPDLRDAFNTALKQIRDDGSYQQITEKWFGAETTATKPAERPLFNVTTIIESSGQIWQGLLVSIQVILSALVLSLLLGTVGGFAKLSRIPPVRWLGSAYVSVIRGTPFVVQLFFIYFGLPQLGLQFPPMAAGIIALGLYSGSYVTEIFRGAVQSVDRGQLEAARSCGMPHASAMRHVIIPQAFLRMLPPLGNEFVSMTKNSALVSFVTIHELFLVGQTIISRTFDALTVYLFIGLLYYLLTNLIGFATSTIEKKMAVYI; this is encoded by the coding sequence ATGCCCCGTCAGCGAACCTGGGCGCGGCTAGCCACCGCGCTGCTCACCGGCCTGGCGGCCTGCCTGCTCGTGCCCACGAACGCGGCGGCCGCGGCAGAACCTCCCCCCACCGGCAAGCTCGCGGCACTGCGGTCCGGTCAGCTCCCGCTCCGGGTCGGCACCGACGCGACCTTCCCGCCGTTCGAGTTCACCGACGCCCAGGGAAACCAGCTCGGTTTCGACGTCGACCTGGTCCGAGCGCTGGCCGCGCGGGCCGGCATCAAGAACGTCGAGTTCGTCCAGATGCCGTTCGGCAACATCGTGCCCGCACTTCAGGCAAACCAGATCGACGTGGGCTCCTCGGCGATCTACATCAGCGCCGAACGCGCCAAAGCCGTCGACTTCTCGGACATCTACTACCCCGGCGGCCTCGCGATCTTCGCCAACGAGAAGGACAACTCCATCGCGTCGCTGGCGGACCTCGCGGGCAAGCGGGTCGCCGTCCAGGTGGGCACGAAGTCCGTGGACTGGCTCAAGCAGCACCAGCCCGCCGCGCAGCTGATCACCGTGCAGACCAACGAGCAGATGTTCTCGTCGGCTCGGCTTGGGCAGGCCGACGCCGTCGTGACCGGCGCGCCCGCCGGGAAGTACTTCATCGCCCAGCAGGGCGGCCTCAAGCAGGTCGGTGACCGGCTGACCGACGAGAACTACGGCTACGCGTTCCAGAAGCTCGATCCGGACCTGCGGGACGCGTTCAACACCGCGCTCAAGCAGATACGCGACGACGGCTCGTACCAGCAGATCACCGAGAAATGGTTCGGTGCGGAGACCACGGCGACCAAGCCGGCCGAGCGCCCCCTGTTCAACGTCACCACCATCATCGAGTCCTCGGGGCAGATCTGGCAGGGACTGCTCGTCAGCATCCAGGTCATCCTGAGCGCACTGGTGCTGAGCCTGCTGCTCGGCACCGTCGGCGGCTTCGCCAAGCTCAGCCGGATCCCGCCCGTCAGGTGGCTGGGCAGCGCCTACGTCTCGGTGATCCGCGGAACTCCGTTCGTGGTCCAGCTGTTCTTCATCTACTTCGGACTCCCCCAGCTCGGTCTGCAGTTCCCGCCCATGGCCGCCGGGATCATCGCGCTCGGGCTCTACAGCGGCTCGTACGTGACCGAGATCTTCCGCGGTGCCGTGCAGTCCGTCGACCGCGGCCAGCTGGAAGCGGCGCGCTCGTGCGGGATGCCGCACGCCTCGGCAATGCGCCACGTGATCATCCCGCAGGCCTTCCTGCGCATGCTGCCGCCGCTTGGCAACGAGTTCGTCTCGATGACGAAGAACTCGGCGCTGGTGTCCTTCGTGACCATCCACGAGCTGTTCCTCGTGGGACAGACGATCATCTCGCGCACCTTCGACGCGTTGACGGTCTACCTGTTCATCGGCCTGCTCTACTACCTGCTCACCAACCTCATCGGTTTCGCGACGAGCACCATCGAGAAGAAGATGGCGGTGTACATCTGA